A window from Citrus sinensis cultivar Valencia sweet orange chromosome 3, DVS_A1.0, whole genome shotgun sequence encodes these proteins:
- the LOC102608719 gene encoding calreticulin-3 isoform X2, which produces MRVELQLLLLLTYVFLQFASSEIFFEERFEDGWKSRWVLSDWKRAEGKAGTFKHTAGKWSGDPDDKGIQTYNDAKHYAISAKIPEFSNKNRTLVVQYSIKFEQDIECGGGYIKLLSGYVNQKKFGGDTPYSLMFGPDICGSQTKKLHVILSYQGQNYPIKKDLQCETDKLTHFYTFILRPDASYSILVDNRERDSGSMYTDWDILPPRKIKDVNAKKPADWDDREYIDDPNDVKPEGYDSIPAEIPDPKAKEPDDWDEEDGGIWRPPKIPNPAYKGKWKRKKIKNPNYNGRWKTPWIDNPEFEDDPDLYVLKPIKYVAIEVWQVKAGSVFDNILICDDPQYAKQVVEDIFSSNREAEKEAFEEAEKVRKAREEEEAARAREEGERRKRERDHEYAERRRRRRHYPHDLDDYHDEL; this is translated from the exons ATGAGAGTCGAGCTTCAGCTTCTGCTTTTACTTACCTATGTTTTTCTTCAGTTCGCTTCCTCAGAAATCTTTTTCGAAGAGCGCTTCGAAG ATGGGTGGAAGAGTAGATGGGTTTTATCAGACTGGAAGAGAGCTGAAGGAAAAGCAGGAACCTTCAAACACACGGCAGGCAAATGGTCTGGAGATCCTGATGATAAAg GTATTCAGACATATAACGATGCCAAACACTATGCCATATCTGCAAAGATACCAGAGTTCAGCAACAAGAATAGAACGCTAGTGGTCCAGTACTCTATTAAGTTTGAGCAGGATATTGAATGTGGTGGTGGTTACATTAAGCTTCTTTCAGGTTACGTCAATCAGAAGAAATTTGGTGGTGATACCCCTTACAG TTTGATGTTTGGACCAGATATCTGTGGCTCACAGACCAAAAAGCTTCATGTGATACTTTCCTATCAAGGGCAGAATTATCCCATCAAGAAGGATCTACAATGTGAAACTGACAAGCTTACACATTTCTACACATTCATTCTTAGGCCTGATGCAAGTTATAGTATCCTAGTTGATAATCGAGAAAGAGACTCTGGGAGCATGTACACAGATTGGGATATACTTCCTCCACGAAAGATCAAGGATGTTAACGCCAAAAAG CCAGCAGACTGGGACGATAGAGAATATATTGATGATCCAAATGATGTCAAACCAGAG GGATATGACTCAATTCCAGCCGAGATTCCAGATCCAAAGGCAAAAGAG CCTGATGATTGGGATGAAGAAGATGGTGGAATTTGGAGGCCACCAAAGATACCAAATCCAGCTTACAAAGGAAAATGGAAGCGCAAG AAAATCAAGAACCCCAACTACAATGGAAGATGGAAGACTCCCTGGATTGATAACCCAG AGTTCGAAGATGACCCCGATCTTTATGTCCTGAAGCCAATAAAGTATGTTGCAATTGAAGTATGGCAG GTGAAGGCTGGGTCAGTTTTTGACAACATTTTGATTTGTGATGACCCACAATATGCGAAACAAGTTGTAGAAGATATCTTTTCCTCAAATAGGGAG GCAGAAAAAGAGGCCTTTGAGGAGGCAGAGAAAGTGAGGAAAGCTCGGGAAGAAGAG GAAGCTGCAAGAGCTAGAGAGGAAGGTGAGAGGaggaagagagaaagagaccACGAGTATGCAGAGAGGAGGCGCCGTAGAAGG
- the LOC102608719 gene encoding calreticulin-3 isoform X1, which translates to MRVELQLLLLLTYVFLQFASSEIFFEERFEDGWKSRWVLSDWKRAEGKAGTFKHTAGKWSGDPDDKGIQTYNDAKHYAISAKIPEFSNKNRTLVVQYSIKFEQDIECGGGYIKLLSGYVNQKKFGGDTPYSLMFGPDICGSQTKKLHVILSYQGQNYPIKKDLQCETDKLTHFYTFILRPDASYSILVDNRERDSGSMYTDWDILPPRKIKDVNAKKPADWDDREYIDDPNDVKPEGYDSIPAEIPDPKAKEPDDWDEEDGGIWRPPKIPNPAYKGKWKRKKIKNPNYNGRWKTPWIDNPEFEDDPDLYVLKPIKYVAIEVWQVKAGSVFDNILICDDPQYAKQVVEDIFSSNREAEKEAFEEAEKVRKAREEEEAARAREEGERRKRERDHEYAERRRRRRHYPHDLDDYHSSHC; encoded by the exons ATGAGAGTCGAGCTTCAGCTTCTGCTTTTACTTACCTATGTTTTTCTTCAGTTCGCTTCCTCAGAAATCTTTTTCGAAGAGCGCTTCGAAG ATGGGTGGAAGAGTAGATGGGTTTTATCAGACTGGAAGAGAGCTGAAGGAAAAGCAGGAACCTTCAAACACACGGCAGGCAAATGGTCTGGAGATCCTGATGATAAAg GTATTCAGACATATAACGATGCCAAACACTATGCCATATCTGCAAAGATACCAGAGTTCAGCAACAAGAATAGAACGCTAGTGGTCCAGTACTCTATTAAGTTTGAGCAGGATATTGAATGTGGTGGTGGTTACATTAAGCTTCTTTCAGGTTACGTCAATCAGAAGAAATTTGGTGGTGATACCCCTTACAG TTTGATGTTTGGACCAGATATCTGTGGCTCACAGACCAAAAAGCTTCATGTGATACTTTCCTATCAAGGGCAGAATTATCCCATCAAGAAGGATCTACAATGTGAAACTGACAAGCTTACACATTTCTACACATTCATTCTTAGGCCTGATGCAAGTTATAGTATCCTAGTTGATAATCGAGAAAGAGACTCTGGGAGCATGTACACAGATTGGGATATACTTCCTCCACGAAAGATCAAGGATGTTAACGCCAAAAAG CCAGCAGACTGGGACGATAGAGAATATATTGATGATCCAAATGATGTCAAACCAGAG GGATATGACTCAATTCCAGCCGAGATTCCAGATCCAAAGGCAAAAGAG CCTGATGATTGGGATGAAGAAGATGGTGGAATTTGGAGGCCACCAAAGATACCAAATCCAGCTTACAAAGGAAAATGGAAGCGCAAG AAAATCAAGAACCCCAACTACAATGGAAGATGGAAGACTCCCTGGATTGATAACCCAG AGTTCGAAGATGACCCCGATCTTTATGTCCTGAAGCCAATAAAGTATGTTGCAATTGAAGTATGGCAG GTGAAGGCTGGGTCAGTTTTTGACAACATTTTGATTTGTGATGACCCACAATATGCGAAACAAGTTGTAGAAGATATCTTTTCCTCAAATAGGGAG GCAGAAAAAGAGGCCTTTGAGGAGGCAGAGAAAGTGAGGAAAGCTCGGGAAGAAGAG GAAGCTGCAAGAGCTAGAGAGGAAGGTGAGAGGaggaagagagaaagagaccACGAGTATGCAGAGAGGAGGCGCCGTAGAAGG